Within Sorghum bicolor cultivar BTx623 chromosome 2, Sorghum_bicolor_NCBIv3, whole genome shotgun sequence, the genomic segment TGGTTTTTCAGATCCACTGTGTTCCTTTTCTGCTTGTTCCATTCATCAAGCAAGGTTACTTCTGCAAAGTCCTCATCACTGACTGACACCTTGATCACGTTCAGATTTTTGCTTATAAGATTCAGTTCCTTCAAAACACTTGGTAAGATTCCATCTCCCCATTGTTGTGCAATCTTCTTTCTGATGTACCTTTTCTCCATTATGAGCTCCCTTATCCTATCAACTAGCTCATGGATATGAAGGCCTTTCAAGTGCTTGATCTGAGAATTGAAACTCTCAGACACATTATTAGTTAAATAGTCACATTTGCTTTCCTCAGAGAAGCCACTTCTGTACCATATCCTACTATGATGCTCTTCAAGGTAGTCAATTGCCTGTGGAGCAAACTCAAAAATTCTCTTCATATGCCACCTAAACATATACTCAGTGTAGCTTTTGGCTGCAGGATACAGGTGGTCAGTGAAAACATCCCCTGAGTAGTGTTTCATGAAGTTGCTGTACATGTGCCTCATGCACTCCCTATTTTCAGCTTGTGGAAAAACAGCCCCTACTGCTTTCTCTAATCCTTTACAGGCATCTGAACATAAGACTAGTCCTGGTGGGTCTCCTATGACTTCGTGCAAATTCTCAAGGAACCACTTCCAGTTATCCTCAGTCTCTGAGTCAAATACAGCATATGCTATATGGAACAACCAGTTATGCCCATCAACACCAGTTGCTGAAGCCAACTGTCCAGtgtactttccatgcaaaaaAGATGCATCTACTCCTATGAAGGGTCTACAACCAGCTAGGAATCCATCAATGCATGGCTTCAAAGCAACAAAAACCCTCTTGAACCTATTCTTTTTACCAATCTTGTCTAACTCTATTTTTACAATACTTCCAGGTGAACTTTGTTCAAGTTGAGCAGCCCAATTAAAAAGAAGTTGGAAGCTTTCCTCATACTTACCATGAATTTGATCCAAGGCTACCTTTAAaccagaccaagcttttgagtaCTTCAGTTTTATACCAAAGTCACTCTCCAATTTGTCTTTTGCATCCTTTGCTCTCTTTGTTGGGTTCTTCTTAACCCAATCTCCAAGCCTATCTGCACACCAGCCCTGAGAAGCCATTTTTCCTTCTATAAGCTTGGTACTAGGACAATCGTGGTCTGCAGGAAGTGATTTGATCTAcagaaagatagatagatatttTTTTCCAAATATGGTGCAATAATTGAACAGCACAGAAAAATAACAGTGTGTACCTGTATTGTTTTCTTGTCAAAAATGGTGGAAGCATGAATTCTCCAAGGACAGCCCTCAGCAGCACACTTTGCTATGAATCTTGTCTTGTCTGTCTTGTAACCAACAGCAAACTCAAATCCAGTCTTTACTGCATAGTGCCTTATTGCTTTCCTGAATGTAACGATATCAGGAAATAACTCCCCCTTCACTATTTTGGGATTCTCAGGATCATGCAGTACATGGACCTCCAAAGGGTCAGCATCATCCACCTCTGCCTCAACATGGACAAAATCATCAGATGGTGCAGTAGAAGCATAAGTGTTAGCATTGTCAGTTGGTTGTGCAAACTGAGGAGCAGGTGGCACTGTATCATACATGCCCTCATCATCAACTCCCACATATTCTTCGGCATTATCAAACATATCAGGCTCCCTATTTGGCTCTAATTCATGCACTGCCTCTGGATTTTCAGGAGCAACACTAGTGGGTTGATTAGGCATGCTAACAATTGGCTCTAACTAAACATCTACATCAGTAGGAGGAACCACACAGAGAGGCTCCAGTGCATCAAACTTAGGTTCCCCACAAACTGCCCTATCAAATACTCCTACTATAATCTGGCAATTCATCTCCTCCTTATACATTTCAAACAAATCAACCATTTGTATCTCATCAACCAATCTGGCATCCTCCATTAATCTTTTGTCATAGAACCAAACAGTGGGTGTCTGGTCAGTGCTCAGATTCAATTCAGTTGCCAGACTTTTCAACAGCAAGTCAAGGGTCAAGGACCCATACTCCACATCCCACTTAAAGACATGGCCTTTCGTGTATGATTTCCTACCAGACATGTCTTTGAAAGCAAAACCTTCAACTTTAACCTCTAGCGCAAACATCCCATCCCTAACATGTAGTAAATTGAACCCCCAATCAAAGTGTATACATGCAAAAATTACCAAGCAAATCAACCTTAATCCCCAACTATGATGACCAAATAAAGACAAATAAGGAGGAAAGGGTACCTGCTTCCTCTGTCCTCCATCGTCGCCGCACCAGTGCGACGAGGAGGCACGAACGACCCCGACGATGCCATCAGGGCGCCTCCATCAACTACAGCCAATGCGCGACGGTGGCTAGGGTGTATAGCCTGACACCAATCGCCGGCGCCAGCCTCCAATCGCCACAACCCGACACCAATCGCCGCCCACCGGACTACTGCTAGGGTTCGTCACGGGAGAATGAGGAAGAACacggggagggagagagaagaacaGAAGAGGCAGTTTCACTTGACTTATCCACATAGCAAGGGGCAATACGGGGCAATACACAAATACATGACCTGCAGGTGGGCCTAGTTATGCTCCAAACGTAGAAAAAGGCAAGGATGAGGGAGAAGCAGAATAGTAATGACAAATCTCCAATAAGGTGAATTGTAATGGCGTTTTTCAAAAGTTGGAAAATTGTAATGGCGAGAATCCAAAAAACCCTTTTTTTTGCTAGGCCAGTCTCTGACGTTTTATGGCTtaatattactccctccatcccaaattgtaagtcatttcaagaatcttggagagtcaaagcattttcatatttgaccaaatttatagagaaaaatactaagatttgtaacataaagtgagtatattatgaaaatataattaaggaaaaatctaatgatatttagttggtatcataataataattattttatcatataaatttggtcaaacttagaaaagtttgactctctaagattcttggaatgacttacaatttggaatggagggagtaatatacTTATTTTGAAAACAGTACGCAAGAGTTTAATTTACTACTTATATGTTTTCAGCAGTTATCTTGAGTTTCACGGTCCATAATGGCTACGGGTCACAACATGCATTCTTCTTACGGTTGGTCGTATCAAATAGAGGTTCAGCACCCATCCAATTAGGatcgtaagagcatctccaagagactaggtaaaattatattctaaactacaagatttagccattgtgtaaaataaaaaactcactcaaagcATAGAGTTCCACAACAGCCTTTGTATAACATAGCCAGTGAGGACGgcatgctatatatgacaagcgaaagtttaggaATAACAAATTTGCTATTTTAGTAAATCAAATAACATACCTGTTGGACTTCAATTTTTGCTTTACAAATGTAAAAATAGCATAGATAACATGGATAGCATATCTatggagttgctctaacaaaCCTATTCTCTCTGTCCTAGAATAACTGTCGTTTGTGCTTTTTGAAAAATAACTTtgataaaatatattaaaaacattaatatttatagtacatagttggtatcattagaaagatttttgaatctagttttttaataaatttatttagagatacaaatgttatacgtattttctataaattgagACAAACTTGTGGTATGAAAGTCGAAGACGACAAATAAATTAGGATAGAGGGGGTACACATTAGGGTTGCGTCATAAATATGATTAGGGTTATGGAGTTTGTCCCACCATAACCTTAGTTTGGTACTACTTTTTATAATTCTCAATTTATATATTTCCAATACTCATACATATTAATTAGGGTTTGTAACATAGTTCATTGTTCCTGATACGGTTGCAATATACACACTAATTAATGCCACAATCTGATTAGGTTGCAGGTTTGATGTTCCGCCTGACCAATCTACTCATAAAACAAACAAAATGCATAATTGAATAAATAGTAAGAATACATATTTACTCccaaatttttataatatagtCTATATTGTTGTAATTTTGTTTTAGATGAAtgaactttttcttttttgaaactGTGCCCTTCGTTACTCATTGGTTAACAGAATCGTTAGCGACAATTACAGCTATGTCCTCAGGTACATAATCAGTAATGAACTAATGATCCCTTCCCCTTCGGTACATAGATAACCCAAATAAGGCAGCTCATGAGCTGCTTCATGACAAAATCTACTAGCATGAACACACGCAAAACTTTCAAAATTTGAACTAGCCTGGAACTTTGTCTCCTCAATCAGATGACCAAGGACTGAATCATCATATGTCAACGAGTTCAAAACACACACGACCTCCTGAGCATCAAATTTCAATAAGAGCTGACCAATGCCCAAATCAGCTGCTACTCCTTGGAGGCAGGCGATGAGTTCAGCTTGGAAGGCGTTCAGAAGATTATCAACGTTTCCTCTTCCTGCCATGATCAAGTCCCCATCATTATCACGTATCAGGACGAGATCCATCAACATTTAATTTGAGCACATTATCTGGAGGCTTGGTCCATTTCTTTTTGCACTGACCCTTATAAGATAACTTCCTACTATTTAACTAAACATTCTCGTGAGCGTGTGTTTCAATGCGTCTCGCTATACTGTTTGCTGGACTTCACCTCCCTTCTTCTCTGATGTTGTTGCGTTCTGACCAAATGAACCAAAGAGTTATCATCATCAGCTCTTGAAGGAAGATATATTGAATCAATCTTAGATTACAGAGGAGggattacacatatatatagagggAGTAACCAAGGAGCAAGGTGTGAAACCAGCTCTTGGGATATAGAGAAAGTAGCTAATAACCATGGCACATAAGTGCCCAGGCACAGCACACAGGTGCCAAGGCGCCTGCacaattacagagtcatattaaatGCTAGCACGCCCCCGTAGTCGAAGCTTCGGAAGGCCGAACGTTGAGACTGGAGCGGAACTCAGTGAAGACAGAGGAGGGCAGCCCCTTGGTGAAGACGTCGGCAAACTGCGAGGTCGTTGGAACATGGAGAACACGAACGTCACCGATGGCAACCCATTTCCGCACAAAGTGAAGATCAATTTCCACATGCTTGGTGCGTTGGTGTTGAACAGGATTGGAGGACATGCAGATAACGCTGACATTGTCACAGTACACCAGAGTTGTCTTGCATAGAGGAGCATGAAGCTCAGTTAACAACTGACGGATCCAAATAGCCTCAGCAACTGCGTTGGCGACGGCGTAATACTCAACCTCGGCAGTGGAACGAGAGACAGTGGGCTGGTGTTTGGAGGACCAAGAAACCAGATTGTCACCCAAGAAAACTGCATATCCTGAAGTAGAACAGCAAGTGTCCGGACAGCCAACCCAATCGGCGTCTGAGTATACCACCAAGTTGTCCTGAGCACAGGGACGCAGGTGAAGACCCATATGAAGAGTGCCTCTGATATAGCGTAGGATACGCTTGAGGGCAGAGAGGTGGGGTTCCCGTGGATCATGCATGTGAAGACAGACTCACTCAACAGCGTAGGCAATATCCGGTCGGGTGAAGGTGAGATATGGGAGAGCGCCTGCAAGACTCCTAAAATCTGTAGGGTCAGCCACGGGATCACCGTCAGCAGATAGCTTAGGGTTAAGGTCCATAGGAGTGGAACAAGGTTTGTAGGCAGCCATCCCAGCACGCTTAAGGATGTCAATCATATATTGGCGCTGAGAGAGAAAAAGCCCATTGCTGGAGCACTGAACCTCCATGCCAAGAAAATGATGAAGGGGACCGAGGTCCTTCATAGAGAATTCCTGTTGAAGGGCATCAGTGAGGCACCGAAGTAGAGCATCTGAGGAGGctataaaaataatatcatccacATAGAGAAAAAGGTATGTCATATCCTTGCTGTGATGATGGACAAATAAGGAGGCATCTATCTTGGCTTCAACAAATCCCAGCTGTAGAAGATAAGAGGCAAATCTGTTGTACCAGGCACGGGGAGCCTGCTTAAGATCGTAGAGGGATCGATTGAGCCAGCACACATAATCTGGGTGAGTGGAATCCTCAAAGTCGGAAGGCTGAGCACAGTAAATAGTTTCGAACAGATTTCCTTGTAGGAAAGCATTgttgacatccatttgatgaataGACCAGGAACGGGAGAGAGCCAAAGACATAACAGTGCGGACTGTAGCAGGTTTAACCACAGGACTAAAAGTCTTAGAGAAATCAATTCTAGGTCATTGTGTAAACCTCCGAAGAACCCAACGAGCTTTGTAACGCTAAAGAGAAccatctgttgacggtccttaagtatcaaatttaattatcaaataaacaaagaaaaggatccaaatgaaatcaacatctagacttagggttttatctgacagaattccacgagttttggtgtttctctatttctgcagggggttatcaggaaatatggaagaaaggcccacacgtcgggattacatagagatattaacgtgccgcgcaattatcttacatctagaagactccagaagccacgggaaggaagcggaggccgaacggggccagaggcagggcgcccgccatcctgccctgggcgcccgccctgacttggagcccaatgaggactctttctctcgggagatctccaccgacctaaaggatcaagaataactgttcaatcaatgtcggtttgatctgacggcccaggttcacttgaggggactatataaccagaccccctggcccctggaggaggcaccccttgatcattattcattattcatagacagagcaaaagctagggtttagagatgagagctctcctctcttctctaaactagagtagatctacatagtagcaagatggagagcgaaggaggattagaggagaggccggcctgtcggttcttcctccggttatacttcgtcatgatcaagctctaatcaagcttgctcatgggatgactctggtaatctacttctaattcattatgcaattactaattatgtatattctggttcacaactcttttgagtactttaatctataggacgctataggtgagagttgtagtataggtgtaagcatggtgcttagacctagattacttgtggatatcccctgtctagctggatcgtgtggtaggccgcgtaggtgacagttacgttggtcctctgtagtccacctctcgttagcaggacgggtagcgTTTAtcagcctaaggataagcatcctttgtggtgtactcttatcacgtggttcgtcccagacatagacatacccctttgaagtagagaaaccatagttattctctctattgtgctaccatcgcccatatactagaatcgctctattctctattcctatattatcactcactgttatcttacctttaatattgttcttattcgattctaccatctttcctatttacacctatttacttatcttggttaagttagagcgtagatcagttctcccgtttctctgtggatacgataaaacctttaaccgggtaaaagctataacggtatccgtgcgcttgcggattatctgtgtgcgtataaataccatagtacattctagtgccatgctggggatgacaacctagtattcaagtggtgttagcaagtgtcaacaagcatttttggcgccgttgccggggagacggttgctgagttgactacgaactagcttaatcattttctaaaaaaataaatatatatatatatttttccttttatcttttacttatctctgctattcttacctcttatctaatccttgatctctggtctatcatgaattcaaacatgtctatctatgaatttcatagacctacgggcacacatctcgaaccaccaaaatcttcatagCCTATcaaagcatctagttttgagatagaccccgaatacatagaatttgttcaaaaacaacctttctcaggagaaggtgaggaaaacccatacacacacctaagagagttttatcgagtctgtgacctccttcgcattgaaggcatgtctgatgagacccttaaatggaagctctttccgttctctttaacgggaaaagctagacattggtataaactcaaagtagggagtgttcatggagattggaaggagttacataatagttttcttttaaaatattttccaatctctaaagtggcggaacttcggcgtgagattatttcttttagacaactggaagaagaatctcttggcaaatcatgggaccgctttattaaccttactctcactgacccaaagctttctattccagaagaagttcttctaattcacttttttgagggccttaatggggaaaataagcaaaccttgaatacaacctctagaggatccttctatcacctacctgctagtgaagcttggaatttgattgatttattaagtggaaagtctcctagcttgtatatccctgagaaagagacaaaaccagttcctagacaagaaga encodes:
- the LOC110433196 gene encoding uncharacterized protein LOC110433196; protein product: MASQGWCADRLGDWVKKNPTKRAKDAKDKLESDFGIKLKYSKAWSGLKVALDQIHGKYEESFQLLFNWAAQLEQSSPGSIVKIELDKIGKKNRFKRVFVALKPCIDGFLAGCRPFIGVDASFLHGKYTGQLASATGVDGHNWLFHIAYAVFDSETEDNWKWFLENLHEVIGDPPGLVLCSDACKGLEKAVGAVFPQAENRECMRHMYSNFMKHYSGDVFTDHLYPAAKSYTEYMFRWHMKRIFEFAPQAIDYLEEHHSRIWYRSGFSEESKCDYLTNNVSESFNSQIKHLKGLHIHELVDRIRELIMEKRYIRKKIAQQWGDGILPSVLKELNLISKNLNVIKVSVSDEDFAEVTLLDEWNKQKRNTVDLKNHKCSCREWQITGKPCKHALAWILSNRGMQIADFVHEYYSVARFRAAYEGRVEPMTDRS